The Fervidibacillus albus genome contains a region encoding:
- a CDS encoding PTS sugar transporter subunit IIB, which translates to MKKIIVACGSGVATSQTVASKIQSLLRDRNIQAQVEAVDIKSLDTHIRSAVVYVAITNPEKEYPIPVINGIAFLTGVGMEEELDKIIKALK; encoded by the coding sequence ATGAAAAAAATTATTGTTGCTTGTGGATCCGGAGTTGCTACTTCACAAACAGTAGCGTCTAAAATTCAAAGTCTCCTAAGGGACAGAAATATTCAAGCTCAAGTAGAAGCGGTCGACATTAAATCCCTTGACACACATATTCGATCGGCTGTTGTTTACGTTGCAATTACTAACCCTGAAAAAGAATATCCGATTCCTGTAATTAATGGAATTGCCTTTTTGACTGGTGTAGGTATGGAAGAGGAACTGGATAAGATCATAAAAGCATTAAAATGA
- a CDS encoding PTS sugar transporter subunit IIA encodes MGVFSELFFDDLVFLGYSFQDQKDFFKKISEILLKKGYVKSSFCKAIIKREEKYPTGLRTEPFHVAIPHTDASNIVRPFIAVVRPNHAIQFNEMGMANGKIEAQFLFVLGLNKGEGQAELLSKLVNLFSNREVMNQLMKEKDEKQIIQLMKANID; translated from the coding sequence ATGGGAGTGTTTAGCGAATTATTTTTCGACGATCTCGTTTTTTTAGGTTATTCTTTTCAAGATCAAAAGGATTTCTTTAAAAAAATTTCTGAAATACTACTAAAAAAAGGATATGTGAAATCTAGTTTTTGTAAAGCAATTATAAAAAGGGAGGAAAAATATCCGACTGGCTTACGTACTGAACCCTTTCACGTAGCTATTCCTCATACGGATGCATCAAATATCGTTCGCCCATTTATTGCAGTTGTTAGACCAAATCATGCAATTCAATTTAATGAAATGGGAATGGCCAATGGAAAAATAGAGGCTCAATTTTTATTTGTATTAGGTTTAAATAAAGGAGAAGGCCAAGCTGAACTACTTTCCAAATTAGTAAATCTTTTTAGTAATCGGGAAGTGATGAATCAATTAATGAAGGAAAAGGATGAAAAGCAAATTATCCAATTAATGAAGGCAAATATTGATTAA
- a CDS encoding L-fuculose-phosphate aldolase, with the protein MDATNKLLMEKERKEIVKYGRKLIETGLTTGTGGNLSIFNQETGYMAIKPSGIDYFEIAPKDVVITDLNGNIIDGDLKPSSEYEMHAIVYRNRDDAKAMIHTHALYSTTIACLRWDLPAVDYLVAHAGGKNIRCAEYATYGTKELAENALKAMEGRKAVLLANHGINVIGDTMEQTFAILEQLEFCAKLFWQAKAIGEPVILSDEEMEMMVSRFKGYGQTKKYPESRDEHGSV; encoded by the coding sequence ATGGATGCGACAAACAAATTATTAATGGAAAAAGAGAGAAAAGAAATTGTTAAGTATGGAAGAAAACTCATCGAAACAGGATTGACGACAGGAACAGGTGGGAATTTAAGCATTTTTAATCAAGAAACTGGTTATATGGCTATTAAACCATCGGGAATTGATTATTTCGAAATTGCACCGAAAGACGTTGTAATTACGGATTTGAACGGAAACATTATCGACGGAGATTTGAAACCATCTAGTGAATACGAAATGCATGCGATTGTTTATAGAAATAGGGATGATGCGAAGGCAATGATTCATACACATGCATTGTATTCTACAACAATAGCCTGTCTACGTTGGGACTTGCCCGCCGTTGATTATCTTGTAGCACATGCAGGTGGAAAAAACATTCGATGTGCTGAATACGCAACATATGGAACAAAAGAACTTGCAGAAAATGCTTTAAAAGCGATGGAAGGAAGAAAAGCTGTTTTATTAGCTAATCATGGAATTAATGTCATTGGAGATACGATGGAACAAACCTTTGCGATTTTAGAACAACTTGAGTTTTGTGCAAAACTATTTTGGCAAGCAAAGGCTATTGGAGAACCAGTCATTTTATCCGATGAAGAAATGGAAATGATGGTTTCGAGATTTAAAGGATATGGACAAACAAAGAAATATCCCGAAAGTAGGGACGAACATGGGAGTGTTTAG